The Winogradskyella schleiferi genome contains the following window.
CCAATTAATTACCTTAGACTCTGGTTGCCAAGCGCTCGTAGCTTCGTGGTATCAGGTACCAATGTATGCAAATAATTCTATAATATATACAGGAATGATGGTATTTTATGAAGCCACCAATATTATAGAGGTTTACATAAAGGAGAAAAATATCGATGGCACCTGGAACGATGGTAATGCAGTTATTGGACTTCAGAGAGATGGCACAGAAGGTGTTGTTGCCCCTAACAGAAATGCATTAGACGCCAATTGGACAGTAAGTGAAGAAGCTTGGAGATTTGTACCATCTGGACCGTCGATAACGAGTTTAAAATGGTACGAAAATTCTATTTCAGTTGCCAATGAAATTATTGACACAGATAACGATGGGCAAATTACTGTAACACCTTCTGATACTACCACTTATATTGCAGAAGTCTCTTATGATGTTTGTGATGGCCCAACACTGGTAACAACAGATGCTACAACAGTTACTATTTCTGGTCGGAAAATATGGAATGGTTCAATCAATTCTAACTGGGATACCGCAAATAATTGGACACCATCTGGTGTACCTGTTAGTACTAACTGTGTTTTTATTCCTCCTACTTTAAATAACCCCATTATTAACGGAGTAATTAAAGGTAAGGGCTATAATTTAGAGATTGCAGATGGTGCCACTTTAACACAACAATCCAATTCATCGCTCACCATTGAAGATAAAATTACTATAAACAACAACGGTGAGTTCGAAATTAGGGATAGTGCAAATCTAATTCAGGTTCTCGATGTCGCCACCAATGAAAATACTGGTACTGCAAAAGTCCAAAGAGAGGTTACAGGGTTAAATACTTATGACTATGTGTATTGGTCATCACCTGTTGAAATATTTGACGTGTCCGATATTTCCCCAAGCACCTCAACTGGTGGCAGATACGAATGGATACCAACCGTAAATAACGGTACCGCTGGAAATCACGGAGAATGGACCACAATATCTGGTAACATGAACATTGGACAAGGTTATGCCATTAGAGATTTAGGAGGCACTTTAATACCTGACATTGCACAATTTGAAGGTAAATTAAACAATGGACAGATAACGCATGTTATTAAAAGGGGGACTTATAATGGTGCTAATTATGCAGGTATAGGAAATATAGCAACCGCAGAAGATGATAATTGGAATTTAATAGGAAACCCATATCCTTCAGCGATATCATTGGCAGATTTTACGGCCGCAAATCCAGACATTGATGGTACGTTGTATTTTTGGAGACATAACTCGGCTCCAAGCACTTCAACAACAGACCCTTTTTATGAAGGTTACCAATATAATTATACGGCCAATGATTATTTAAGCGCCAATAGTTTAGGCTCAACACCTTTTGGCTTTAGTGATTACATTGCTGCTGGTCAAGGCTTTTTTGTACAGTTACTCCACACCGCTTCGCAATCCACAGGAATTGTCTTTAATAATTCCATGAGAGGCGTTTATGACAACAGTGGATTCTATAGATCGGCCAGCTCTGCTACAAATGGTGAATTTGAAGCCAACGAAAAACATAGAATCTGGTTAGATTTAATAGATGAAAACAATACAGCATTATCGGTGCTGATTGGTTATGCCACTGGTGCAACCGACGCTATTGACAGATTATATGATGGTCATCTATTAAACGATACCAACTATCAATTCTATTCAATTGTAGAAGATCCTATCAAGGACAATAAATTGGCTATTAACGGACGTGCTTTACCTTTTGAAGATACGGATGTGATTCCTCTTGGCTATAAAGCACCTGCACAAGGACAATTAACCATTGGAATCAATAATTTAGATGGTGTATTTGACTTAACAAATCAAGGTATTTATTTAGAAGATACAATGATGAATTTGATTCACGATTTAAGAGCTAACCCTTATGTGTTCACATCAGATCAAGGCGCATTTGACGATCGTTTCCTACTTAGGTTTACTTCCGAAACCTTAAGCATTAAGGATCAGGAGGCATTAATGAATTTAACGATTAGAAACCACAATAATACCATTGAGGCCACATCTACAAGAGAGACGATTAAAACATTTGAATTGTTTGATATCACTGGTCGTGTAATTCATAAAAACCTAAAAGTTGAGAGCGCAAATTACAGCTACGAAACTCATAATCTTAGTCGTGGAACTTATGTGGTTACCGTCACCCTTGATAATGGCGTTACTAAAACTAAAAAATTGATCATTTAGATTATAAGTTATATATTTAATTTTATTAGAAAGACCTTGACTATTTGAAATCAAGGTCTTTTTCTTTTTTTATACACTGCTCCTTCAATAGTTATATTTCCATAGACCAATTACTAACATACGTACTCCATTCAAGGGATATAAATTCTTATGTTTAGATTGGACTTAATTAATAGGAAAAAAAGTGAATTTCAAGTCGCCATTATTAAAGTTAGATTTTCATCAATAACCAACACAATAACTACGCTTAACTTACTGATTTTTAAAAAGAATGAGCTCATTTCAAAAGGTAAAAAAGTGATTTTAGCGTTCAAATTATGTGCTTAGTCGAAAAGCGGGCAATCATATCATTCTAACTAATTGATATATTGTAAATTATATTCATATTTATTCCCTTATTATATAAGTATGATGAAAAAATTACTTTCGTTAGTCCTATTTACAGTTTTAATAGTAGCCAAGTTAAACGCACAAGGAGATTCTGTCGCTAATGCAGAAGCCTTTTGTTCGGGTGGTGGAGAATTGGTATTTAACAATATAACTGGGTCACCTAATCTAACTACAGTTGGTTGCTTAGGCAGTATACCAAATGCCGCCTATTATTTTTTGGAAACAGATCGTCCAGGTGATTTGGTTTTTACTATATCACAAACGGATCTAGGTGGTACACCAATAGATGTAGATTTCATTGCTTGGGGACCTTTCGCGTCTATTGCTGCAGCTGACGCAGCTATTAATTTAGTACCATGTACTCCAACAGCATGTCCAGACAATACTATTGATCCAACTTTCTATCCTTACGCAAGTGACAATATAGTAGATTGTAGTTATGATCCCGCTCCAATAGAAAATTTGAGTATCACTAATGCCATGGCTGGAGAAATCTATATCGTTCTAATTACTAATTATGATGATATTCCAGGGAATATTTCTATTCAACAAACGTTTGGAACAGGTTCTACAAGTTGTAGCGGTATTCCTATTTGCGGATCGGGCTTTTATGACAACGCAGGACAAACTTCTGATTACGCTAATAATGAAGTAAACGACACCACTACGATTTTCCCTGATGTTGCTGGAGGTATAGTAACCGTGACTTTTAATTCTTTTGATTTAGCAGACGCAGGTGACACACTTGCCGTCTATGATGGAGATACCGCAACGACTTTAGTAGGAACATATTCAGGTACCTCAATCCCTGGCCCATTCACGTCGACAGATCCCTCTGGCGCATTAACCTTTGTTTTTAATAGCAACGCCTCTGGTGTTGCTTCAGGATGGGATGCCGACGTCACCTGTACGGAACCTCCACCGATTCCAGTTTGTGGAACTACATTTACAGATAGTGGAGGCATTGGAAGCAACTACTCATATGATGAATATAATATCACAACGTTTTACCCTGATTCGGCTGGCGAAGTGATTACTGTTACCTTTAATTCATTTGATATTGAATTTATTTTTGATTATATGAATGTTTATGATGGCCCAAATACATTAGCAAGTTCTTTAATTGGAACATTCTGGGGCAATGAATTGGCTTTAAGCTCAATTACATCAACGCATCCAACAGGTGCATTAACATTTCTTTTCTCTAGTGATAATATTGGCAATTATCCTGGTTGGTCCGCAGACGTTACTTGTGCCATCCCAACTTCCGATTGCGGAATAACCTTTTATGATACAGGAGGTAGCTCTGGAAATTACGCTAACAATCAATATAATATTAATACATTTTACCCAGATACTCCAGGTGACTTGGTTACTGCAACGGTTAATACTTTTAACGTAGAAAATGGTTTCGACATATTGTACGTAGTTGATGGTCCAAATCAGTATGGTACTTTAATTGGTTCATATACTGGCACCACTATTCCAACCTCGTTTACATCTACACATGCCTCAGGTGCTTTAACATTTGTTTTTTCCAGTGATGTCAGCAATGTGTCTTCAGGTTGGGATATTGAAATAACTTGTGTTGATCCGCTGAGTTCATGCGGCACAACTTTTTATGATGATGGTGGACAGGGTGGAAATTATTCTAATAATCAAAATGATGTAACTACAACCTTTTTTCCAGATAATCCTGGTGATGTTGTTACAGCTACATTTACATCGTTTAATACTAGATTATCTCCAGATAATCTTGAGGTTTTTGATGGTCCAGATGCTACATATCCTTCTTTAGGTGTCTATTTTGGAAATATAACCCTTGGGCCTTTTACTTCATCAGATGCGTCTGGTGCATTAACTTTTGTGTTTAATAGTAATAATAGTCAAAATCGAGCCGGTTGGGCAGCAGACATTACATGCAGCACGTCGCCATGTAATCTATCCATTAGGGACATTCCAAATGGAGCTTCATGTAACCCTATATACACAGAACTTTCTGTGAGTGACAACGTTGTTTTTTCTGAGAATTTTGAGGCTTTTGGTACGCCTTCGGGTTGGACTATCGACAATGGTCCTAATAATACAGAATGGTATGTTAGCAATTCATCAAATGCTGGTGGTGATGCTAATGAATTTATTTTGGCTTGGTTAAGAGGAAATCGAAATAGTAACGGAACATGGAGTTTAACAAGCCCAGTAATAACCATAAATGGAATTACAAACTTGGAATTAAGTTATTATCAATTTTTAGAAGATTTTGATTTTACGAATTATCCTTATTCAATTTTTATTGAAACATCTTTAGATAGTGGCCCATGGATTGGACAAAGTTCAATGACACCAACTGGAGATGTAGGTCCAAACATCCCAAACATTGATTTATCCACTTTATCCGGGACAACATTACAAATTCGATTTCGAATGACCGGAATGCCATATGGCTTTTTTAATTGGGCAATAGACAATGTATTGGTTACTGGAGATGGACCTCCATCTGGCGGACAAATTACTTGGTCTCCACTTACAGATTTATTTACCGATGCATCATTGACAACAGTATATTCAGGTGGATTTGCCGAAACTGTATTTGCAACCCCTAATAGCACCACAACTTATACGGCTACTGACACTTCGAATAGCTGTACGGATACCGTAGATGTCATTATAGACCTTAAAACTTGGATTGGTGGAGATACAACAGCTCCTAATACTGACCCTGTTGATTGGATGAATGCTGGCAATTGGTCCGGTGGTACTATACCCTCTGCTACAGATTGTGTGCTTATACCTAATACTTTGAATAACCCAATACTTTACTCAGGTGATAATGGAACCAGTCTAAATTTAACTATTAATGCTGGCGGCATTCTAAATCAAGAATCGAATTCCACGCTTACTGTAGTGAACAACATTTTAGTTAGTACTGGTGGCACCTATGAGATGGAAGATAGTGCGAGTTTAATACAAATAGACAATGTGGCTAACACAGTTGATGGTGCATTTACGATGCAAAGAACAGCCAACATCATAGAAAACGATTACGTGTACTGGTCGTCACCTGTAACGGCTTTTAATATTGAAGCTATTTCACCAGGAACTCCCAATGGATATAAATATAGATGGCTACCAACAGTAGGTACTCGTTTTCCTGGACCTGCACCAGATTTTGTCCCTAACGATTATGGAGATTGGCAAAGTACCAACACAGGAATCATGGCTATAGGTAAAGGCTATATTGTAAAAGGGCCTACTGGACATGGTGGCACACCTGCTCCTTACACAGCAACCTTTTCAGGAACACCAAACAACGGCTTCATCACTCAATCTATTGAAAGAGGAACGTATACTGGTACTCCCTATACGTATATTCCAAATGGGTCTGCAACACTTACCGTAACTAGTGACGATGACAACTGGAATTTAATAGGAAATCCATACCCTTCCGCCTTACATTGCATAGACTTTTTAACAGCCAATACCAATGTAGATGGTACCGCTTATATATGGACCCATGGTACGGATATTGGTACTGGAAACGGGCAATCTTTTTATGATGAATTTGCTTATTCTTACAGCGGAGCGGATTACCTGGCCGTTAATGCCACGGGAAATTCAATTCCAGAAACTTATAAAGGTTTTATTGGTGCAGGACAAGGCTTTTTTGTATTAATGTTAGATACAGGATTACCTAGTCAAGTGGTAACTTTTGAAAACAGCATGCGGAATTTCGATTATAGAAATGATCAATTCTTTAGAAACACAACCACATCTGATGAAGACTCAGATACCAAACATAGAATTTGGTTAGACTACATTAATCCTTCTGGAGGTACCAACACCGCACTGGTCGGATATATTGATGGTGCAACAAATCTGAAAGATAGAATGTTTGATGCCAAAATCACTAGAGGCGATGGTTTGAACCTTTATTCCATAATAAATGATGATGCCTATATTATTCAAGGCAGACAAACACCATTTGTAGATTCAGATACGGTTCCACTAGGCATTAATATTACCCAAGCCGGCATACAGACCATAGCCATTAATACATTAGACGGATTATTCCATGAAACAGACCAACAAATTTATATTGAAGATCTCGTCACAGGAATGATACATAATCTTAATAACGCTCCCTACATATTTACAAGTGAAATCGGCGAAATAGAAGATCGATTTATCCTAAGATATACAACAAATACACTTGGTGTAAAAGATATAGATACTTTAAACGGCATCAAAGTATTTAAGAAAGAGGATCAAATTGTAGTTAAATCTGATTTTGAAACTATTAAGTCCATTCAGGTTTACGATCTATTAGGCAGAGATCTTTTTACCAATACCTCAATCAACCATAGTCATTATTCAATTGAAGGTATCAGCCCAAAAACAGCAACCTTATTCTTAAAAATAAAATTAGTCGATGGCCAACAAAAAATAGCTAAGCTAATTTTCTAAAATAATTTACAAACGCAAACAAAGGCCTTGAATTTAAATAGTCAAGGTTTTTTTCGTTTTTATAAGCTTCCCGTTCAAAGGAAATATTTCTGTAGGCCAATTGCCAATTTTTATACTTAATCAATCGAATCGAAAATTCAACTATATAAAGGATAAAGAACGGCACTATGAGTAATTCAAGTTGCTGTCTTAAATGGATTTTTTCATGATTTATCAATACCTTGTTTTCCTTCAACCCCTGAAACTTTAAAAACATAAAAGGAAAAATTGTTAAACCCAAATACCCTTTCGGCACCATATATTTAGAAATTAAGATCATAACCTGTTCGTTTCAAAAATCAAACCATTCTCATTTTCATGAGAATGACTGCAGAATGGAAACCTTGACAATGGCAAGGAATTCTTTCTCGAATTTACATTATCTTTGTTATATATGAAAAAATACGTCCCAATTGAAGACGGAGACTTCTATCTAACACCAGAAGGTTACCGTTGCTTTACGGAACAATACCATTTAAAACGAGGGTATTGTTGCGAAAGCGGTTGCAGACATTGTCCATATGATTTCAATCCTTCGGGTTCGCTGAGTACAGGCAACAATAATTTTAAAAAAAAGTAATGCAGACTACAACGTTATCATTCAAAGATCAAATACTAGCTGGTATTCCTAATAGTTTACCAGAGCCTAAACCTTTTGATGTTTCAATAAATCACGCTCCTAAACGTAAAGCTATTCTATCTGAAGAGGAAGAAAAATTAGCCTTAAAAAATGCCTTACGTTATTTTGACAAAAAACATCACAAAACCTTATTGCCAGAATTTAAGAATGAATTGGATACTTATGGTCGTATTTACATGTATCGCTTAAGACCCGATTATAAAATGTATGCACGTCCAATTTCAGCATATCCTGCAAAATCTAAACAAGCCGCAGCCATTATGCTGATGATTCAGAATAATTTGGATCATGCCGTAGCACAACATCCGCACGAATTGATTACTTATGGTGGGAATGGTGCTGTGTTTTCAAATTGGGCACAATACCGCTTAACCATGAAATATCTGGCGGAAATGAATGACCAGCAAACCTTAGTG
Protein-coding sequences here:
- a CDS encoding fibronectin type III domain-containing protein, translated to MKNKLHSPLFRLFNNCLIFDKQPFVLLLFIALLFTSSLVHAQLPQFDDFESGWGNWNDGGNDCNLDNNGYINGNDTVRLRDDSGTNSSTFSNTIDLTSYSSVTFSFLFYPVSMENGENFFVEYNDGSGYSTIANYIRGTHFNNDTLYSESITLTSGAYTFSTNSRFRIRCDASGNGDYVYIDDINITGGSTPCIEPTSQPSNLIFSNTTESSMTVNFTPAPSTADNFLVVYNTSGNTPTINDGQPYYVGGAIIYQDNRVIGNDYTTTFELSSLSPNTTYYFFVFAFNDNCSGGPDYLTSSPLIGNETTELYCTPSSTNTSRYIDDFSTTGGTANITNNNSGFSTDGYGDFTSNFVTQEAGLDIDFTANFQGGTHGFGIWVDFNDDGDFTDTGEEVYLSGFYGDPISDTFTIPNGTALGSYRLRIVADWNDTTPSSCSISGFGGEAEDYILNVAPNPPCTEPIDPPSNMTFNSTTETSMIMNFTPAPSTADGFLVVYNTSGNIPTINDGQPYYVGGAIIYQDNRVIGNDYTTTFELSSLSPNTTYYFFIFAFNDNCSGGPDYLFSNPLLGNNATFEFCTTSNALGTSDLGCPSVDAGGAGLNGLDVNLNCFDSYTTTLEAQFLELGDTSSYDVETIDYNPPFQYGCLENPVSVNIDDRWSDVIDLPFDFCFYGTTYDSCVIGSNGVISFDTSLADSYSGWEITTGLPSFTNSDAGYFGPSIYGAHHDVDPSVGGEIGYQLITLDSGCQALVASWYQVPMYANNSIIYTGMMVFYEATNIIEVYIKEKNIDGTWNDGNAVIGLQRDGTEGVVAPNRNALDANWTVSEEAWRFVPSGPSITSLKWYENSISVANEIIDTDNDGQITVTPSDTTTYIAEVSYDVCDGPTLVTTDATTVTISGRKIWNGSINSNWDTANNWTPSGVPVSTNCVFIPPTLNNPIINGVIKGKGYNLEIADGATLTQQSNSSLTIEDKITINNNGEFEIRDSANLIQVLDVATNENTGTAKVQREVTGLNTYDYVYWSSPVEIFDVSDISPSTSTGGRYEWIPTVNNGTAGNHGEWTTISGNMNIGQGYAIRDLGGTLIPDIAQFEGKLNNGQITHVIKRGTYNGANYAGIGNIATAEDDNWNLIGNPYPSAISLADFTAANPDIDGTLYFWRHNSAPSTSTTDPFYEGYQYNYTANDYLSANSLGSTPFGFSDYIAAGQGFFVQLLHTASQSTGIVFNNSMRGVYDNSGFYRSASSATNGEFEANEKHRIWLDLIDENNTALSVLIGYATGATDAIDRLYDGHLLNDTNYQFYSIVEDPIKDNKLAINGRALPFEDTDVIPLGYKAPAQGQLTIGINNLDGVFDLTNQGIYLEDTMMNLIHDLRANPYVFTSDQGAFDDRFLLRFTSETLSIKDQEALMNLTIRNHNNTIEATSTRETIKTFELFDITGRVIHKNLKVESANYSYETHNLSRGTYVVTVTLDNGVTKTKKLII
- a CDS encoding DUF5522 domain-containing protein, encoding MKKYVPIEDGDFYLTPEGYRCFTEQYHLKRGYCCESGCRHCPYDFNPSGSLSTGNNNFKKK
- a CDS encoding CUB domain-containing protein, which gives rise to MMKKLLSLVLFTVLIVAKLNAQGDSVANAEAFCSGGGELVFNNITGSPNLTTVGCLGSIPNAAYYFLETDRPGDLVFTISQTDLGGTPIDVDFIAWGPFASIAAADAAINLVPCTPTACPDNTIDPTFYPYASDNIVDCSYDPAPIENLSITNAMAGEIYIVLITNYDDIPGNISIQQTFGTGSTSCSGIPICGSGFYDNAGQTSDYANNEVNDTTTIFPDVAGGIVTVTFNSFDLADAGDTLAVYDGDTATTLVGTYSGTSIPGPFTSTDPSGALTFVFNSNASGVASGWDADVTCTEPPPIPVCGTTFTDSGGIGSNYSYDEYNITTFYPDSAGEVITVTFNSFDIEFIFDYMNVYDGPNTLASSLIGTFWGNELALSSITSTHPTGALTFLFSSDNIGNYPGWSADVTCAIPTSDCGITFYDTGGSSGNYANNQYNINTFYPDTPGDLVTATVNTFNVENGFDILYVVDGPNQYGTLIGSYTGTTIPTSFTSTHASGALTFVFSSDVSNVSSGWDIEITCVDPLSSCGTTFYDDGGQGGNYSNNQNDVTTTFFPDNPGDVVTATFTSFNTRLSPDNLEVFDGPDATYPSLGVYFGNITLGPFTSSDASGALTFVFNSNNSQNRAGWAADITCSTSPCNLSIRDIPNGASCNPIYTELSVSDNVVFSENFEAFGTPSGWTIDNGPNNTEWYVSNSSNAGGDANEFILAWLRGNRNSNGTWSLTSPVITINGITNLELSYYQFLEDFDFTNYPYSIFIETSLDSGPWIGQSSMTPTGDVGPNIPNIDLSTLSGTTLQIRFRMTGMPYGFFNWAIDNVLVTGDGPPSGGQITWSPLTDLFTDASLTTVYSGGFAETVFATPNSTTTYTATDTSNSCTDTVDVIIDLKTWIGGDTTAPNTDPVDWMNAGNWSGGTIPSATDCVLIPNTLNNPILYSGDNGTSLNLTINAGGILNQESNSTLTVVNNILVSTGGTYEMEDSASLIQIDNVANTVDGAFTMQRTANIIENDYVYWSSPVTAFNIEAISPGTPNGYKYRWLPTVGTRFPGPAPDFVPNDYGDWQSTNTGIMAIGKGYIVKGPTGHGGTPAPYTATFSGTPNNGFITQSIERGTYTGTPYTYIPNGSATLTVTSDDDNWNLIGNPYPSALHCIDFLTANTNVDGTAYIWTHGTDIGTGNGQSFYDEFAYSYSGADYLAVNATGNSIPETYKGFIGAGQGFFVLMLDTGLPSQVVTFENSMRNFDYRNDQFFRNTTTSDEDSDTKHRIWLDYINPSGGTNTALVGYIDGATNLKDRMFDAKITRGDGLNLYSIINDDAYIIQGRQTPFVDSDTVPLGINITQAGIQTIAINTLDGLFHETDQQIYIEDLVTGMIHNLNNAPYIFTSEIGEIEDRFILRYTTNTLGVKDIDTLNGIKVFKKEDQIVVKSDFETIKSIQVYDLLGRDLFTNTSINHSHYSIEGISPKTATLFLKIKLVDGQQKIAKLIF